One region of Armigeres subalbatus isolate Guangzhou_Male chromosome 3, GZ_Asu_2, whole genome shotgun sequence genomic DNA includes:
- the LOC134226114 gene encoding uncharacterized protein LOC134226114 translates to MSQSNNYVCKYAGEFCKLVVEGDLAKIKSKFKDFVLDYQTPEDLNTPLHLSIIAQQNRNDIIQFLIESGADCDLRNSMNLTASELAINLNFLDVTKFMLAIEFRNLSDYRCFYRLIRRGSVPLLQLYLELKSFDVHQQIHYVSSVWHELYVKNVQISKNMENFLEYQLLNYSYAYHHPPNQKPDRLKFDKEHENRIDLIVEYTKYLVDHYTTDNLNDFDDKFLLAIKIIYDNLFFIKDKHEFAHLPMLEIERCLAIFLAIFKKTPDYEIYKLIINKRQLLDFLSAICDELDKIKKDLLDKENRSQQKWTNDLYLHLINCIRDAAPAKSTKAINSLWKKKCPLKKKLIYYVKSRLKTNSDLNSIQARLVNNLSKSELEVIRVEMKTREFLNLTRTISRKNYIVFRRLRKTSDHLTQLYAIKKILRYLDGIARVQLPQYQVSGILAIKRTLQILSQVTKSTKYSPRIQRKLEYVVNKILPLNLDIDLKDFYSPNVTLYKMCSDKLENRLMPFAEVQCSLKSVRRYFSYIFDLKILEAYKCYLGNVYQLKDRVQVKSYNQYVGEANRLYFENHTLDDLFFELEDCIRVVEDLQDTFNQQHDDKISDLLRCVHRSLAHRYESLLKDSKELLATISLNFNTSLLLGSSNQDMAKVKRIVRSFLDEKYPKYDISSDCQLVSVHYVLQEMLHLFTNYVYQYQMDERVVKNFITMICSLNVERYFAIDHFLPPRGKEYESLIHQNYTNEMLKKFNLQNLSSIEFAVLHEQLAINYYDNCFNLDKKYAVLTMFMKTTNRQINDAIIKRNKRMDREEFQSYLENKLKQIGQFLPCSDFNEVTQFINEAAPHVEFALEFCLLEICEILTDLNVFQDNSYVLKLQSSIISGRNLREYLLQDPLVFDMLTLTHSTKVKVFLNGLIFKSNDFKLYQLPNNLKVNVSDLATINENLINSYKMKWSWVEQQERLFKSVENIDLKLLQALTPDYADIRGMRLGSLQEGAPLAEYEIVDYTIKNNLKAMIDFLAEDVQAISFEKQQFFQYLLVRSFGSMFVDAHVNLTGQYERQATILYMALYFRAYEVFLENVKKFEMSINLAKIAKYINHEFIDKISKQMKDIGWSCQDENGVTILDQCIQKGDVQAVKKLIKLNVDVNQCNGDSMTALHRACSLGMSDVVRLLIKQNAQIGAVNEADYLPLSYAVQYGENDLIPMLISEELDLGTERIGLIRRAIKYGNLDALKFLLDIRQIGLNCRLDQEGNTLIHFCAIYDQVEILKYLIANHSKYVQETLNRQNCCLKTALHVGVNDKRYGVVELLLQLKAAVTVTDQSGLNVVEWIIEENSLKMLKLFVKYNFGQQRSSITQLPLTIAIENRNIRMLKFLNKIGFSLGTEPLCLIKAVYAQSVELVKYLVESNKPCLNFRDPYDSTALHVAIAIGCNEIAAYLIESGAEINGVTKFGDTPLHVAAKHSNIIAARMLILKYATIDERNSSGMTPLVQAMYSRNLDIMKLLIGAGANIELLKIHLAEIEQMSKIPTIHMFADNYGLLEFMILQLQYDPNVRDGRNQQNLLHKACYSNNLQIVQFLVDWCRVQTEQQDSNGRTPLTIANECKSLDVAEFLRGKKRKKSQITPQRYFDPTGMM, encoded by the coding sequence atgtcTCAAAGTAACAACTATGTTTGCAAATACGCCGGTGAATTCTGCAAGTTGGTCGTCGAGGGCGATCTTGCCAAGATCAAGTCCAAATTTAAGGACTTTGTCTTGGACTATCAGACGCCGGAGGATCTCAATACTCCTTTACACCTTTCGATCATCGCTCAACAGAACCGCAACGATATCATCCAATTTTTAATCGAATCAGGTGCGGATTGTGACTTGCGGAATTCTATGAACCTAACCGCGTCTGAGTTGGCGATCAATCTCAACTTTCTGGATGTGACCAAATTTATGTTGGCCATCGAGTTCCGCAATCTTTCTGATTATCGATGTTTCTATCGACTAATCCGGCGGGGCTCAGTACCGCTGCTGCAGTTATATCTGGAGCTGAAGAGTTTCGACGTGCATCAACAGATCCACTATGTATCGAGCGTGTGGCACGAACTATATGTGAAGAATGTTCAGATATCGAAGAATATGGAGAACTTCCTCGAATATCAATTGCTCAACTACAGCTATGCATATCATCATCCACCGAATCAGAAACCGGATCGACTGAAGTTTGACAAAGAGCACGAAAACCGCATCGATCTGATCGTGGAGTACACAAAGTACCTCGTCGATCACTACACCACCGACAATCTCAACGACTTCGACGACAAGTTCCTACTAGCAATCAAAATTATCTACGACAATCTATTCTTCATCAAAGACAAACACGAGTTCGCTCATCTACCGATGCTTGAAATCGAACGATGTCTTGCAATCTTCCTAGCCATCTTCAAGAAGACACCGGACTACGAGATCTACAAACTGATCATCAACAAAAGGCAGCTTTTGGACTTCCTGTCAGCTATCTGTGATGAACTGGACAAGATCAAGAAAGATCTGCTGGACAAGGAGAACCGCAGTCAGCAAAAATGGACCAACGATCTTTATCTTCATCTGATCAATTGCATTCGGGACGCCGCACCTGCCAAGTCTACCAAAGCAATCAACTCGCTCTGGAAAAAGAAATGTCCACTGAAGAAAAAGCTGATCTACTACGTCAAGTCACGACTGAAAACTAACTCCGACCTTAACTCAATCCAAGCCCGGCTGGTCAACAATCTCTCCAAAAGCGAGCTCGAAGTCATTCGAGTGGAAATGAAAACCAGGGAGTTTCTCAATCTCACCCGGACCATTTCGCGCAAAAACTACATAGTGTTCAGGCGACTCCGCAAAACGTCCGACCACCTGACCCAGCTATACGCTATCAAGAAGATCCTCCGTTATCTGGATGGAATCGCGCGAGTGCAACTTCCGCAATATCAAGTGTCAGGAATCCTTGCGATCAAACGAACCCTTCAAATTTTGTCGCAAGTCACCAAAAGTACAAAATACAGTCCCCGTATTCAGCGCAAGCTGGAATACGTAGTCAACAAAATCCTGCCCCTCAATCTGGACATCGATTTGAAGGATTTCTACAGCCCCAACGTTACCCTCTATAAGATGTGTTCGGACAAGCTGGAAAATCGGTTGATGCCGTTCGCTGAAGTACAATGCAGTTTGAAATCCGTACGGCGATATTTTTCGTACATCTTTGACCTGAAAATCCTGGAAGCGTACAAATGTTACCTGGGAAACGTTTACCAATTGAAGGATCGGGTTCAGGTCAAGTCGTACAATCAGTACGTGGGTGAAGCCAATCGACTGTACTTCGAAAATCACACTCTGGACGATCTTTTCTTCGAGTTAGAGGACTGCATACGGGTTGTGGAAGATCTACAGGACACGTTCAATCAGCAGCATGATGATAAAATTAGCGATCTGCTGAGGTGTGTTCACAGATCCCTCGCACATCGCTACGAATCGCTGCTTAAGGACAGCAAAGAACTTCTCGCCACAATCAGTTTGAATTTCAATACGAGTTTACTGCTGGGATCGTCCAATCAGGACATGGCTAAAGTCAAGCGGATTGTCCGGTCATTTCTTGATGAAAAATACCCCAAATACGACATCAGCTCCGACTGTCAGCTGGTGAGTGTTCATTACGTGCTGCAGGAGATGCTACATCTCTTCACCAACTATGTCTACCAGTACCAGATGGACGAACGGGTGGTGAAAAATTTCATCACCATGATCTGCTCTCTCAATGTGGAACGTTACTTTGCGATCGATCACTTTTTACCTCCCAGAGGGAAGGAGTACGAAAGTCTCATCCACCAGAACTATACCAACGAAATGTTGAAAAAGTTCAACCTACAGAATCTCAGCTCGATAGAGTTTGCCGTACTACACGAACAGCTGGCCATCAACTACTACGACAATTGTTTCAACCTGGACAAAAAGTACGCGGTATTGACCATGTTCATGAAAACGACCAACCGACAAATCAATGACGCCATCATTAAGCGCAACAAACGAATGGATCGAGAGGAGTTTCAGTCTTATCTGGAGAATAAACTGAAGCAAATCGGCCAGTTTCTGCCATGCAGTGATTTCAATGAAGTCACGCAGTTCATAAACGAGGCCGCCCCCCACGTAGAGTTCGCACTGGAGTTCTGCCTGCTAGAGATATGTGAGATCTTAACCGATCTGAATGTATTCCAAGACAATTCCTACGTACTAAAGCTTCAATCATCGATCATAAGTGGGCGGAATTTGAGGGAATATCTGCTGCAAGACCCGCTGGTGTTCGATATGCTCACGTTAACGCACAGCACCAAGGTGAAAGTCTTCCTGAACGGTTTGATCTTCAAGAGCAATGACTTCAAGTTGTACCAACTGCCAAACAATCTGAAGGTTAACGTAAGCGATCTGGCAACGATCAACGAGAACCTTATCAACAGCTACAAGATGAAATGGAGTTGGGTTGAACAGCAGGAACGGTTGTTCAAGTCGGTGGAAAACATTGACCTAAAGCTGCTACAAGCGCTGACGCCGGACTACGCGGACATTCGAGGCATGAGGCTGGGTTCCCTACAGGAAGGAGCACCCCTTGCTGAATACGAGATTGTGGACTATACTATCAAGAACAACCTGAAGGCCATGATCGACTTCCTGGCGGAGGACGTACAAgccatttcatttgaaaagcaGCAGTTCTTCCAGTATTTGTTGGTTAGAAGCTTCGGGTCGATGTTTGTGGACGCTCACGTGAATCTGACCGGACAGTACGAACGGCAAGCGACAATACTGTACATGGCACTGTATTTCAGAGCGTACGAAGTGTTTTTGGAGAATGTGAAGAAGTTTGAAATGAGTATCAACTTGGCTAAGATCGCCAAGTATATAAATCATGAGTTCATAGATAAGATCTCGAAGCAGATGAAAGACATCGGTTGGAGCTGTCAGGACGAGAATGGGGTAACGATTTTGGACCAATGCATCCAGAAGGGGGACGTACAGGCGGTGAAGAAGTTGATCAAGCTGAACGTGGATGTGAATCAGTGCAATGGGGATAGCATGACGGCGTTGCATAGAGCGTGTAGTTTGGGCATGAGTGACGTTGTGAGGTTGTTGATCAAGCAGAATGCCCAAATTGGGGCCGTGAATGAGGCGGATTATTTGCCCTTGAGTTATGCGGTTCAGTACGGGGAAAATGATCTTATTCCGATGCTGATAAGTGAAGAATTGGATCTCGGAACGGAGCGGATAGGGTTGATACGAAGAGCGATAAAGTATGGGAATTTAGACGCATTGAAGTTCCTGCTGGATATTCGacaaattggattgaattgcaGGTTAGATCAGGAAGGAAACACGTTGATTCATTTTTGTGCGATCTACGATCAAGTGGAAATATTGAAATACTTGATCGCGAATCATTCGAAATACGTTCAAGAGACTTTGAATAGGCAGAATTGTTGTTTGAAGACAGCGTTACACGTTGGTGTGAACGATAAACGATATGGAGTAGTGGAACTATTGTTGCAACTGAAGGCTGCAGTGACCGTGACGGATCAGAGTGGATTGAACGTGGTAGAATGGATCATAGAGGAAAACAGTCTGAAGATGCTGAAGTTGTTCGTAAAGTACAATTTTGGGCAACAACGAAGCTCCATCACTCAGCTTCCGTTGACGATCGCCATTGAAAATCGGAATATCAGGATGTTGAAGTTTTTGAACAAGATCGGGTTCAGTTTGGGTACGGAGCCCTTGTGTCTGATCAAAGCAGTATATGCGCAGTCGGTTGAACTAGTGAAGTATTTGGTGGAAAGTAATAAGCCTTGTTTAAACTTTAGAGATCCGTATGACAGTACTGCGTTGCACGTCGCCATTGCAATTGGGTGTAATGAGATCGCTGCATATCTGATAGAAAGTGGCGCGGAGATCAACGGCGTAACAAAGTTTGGCGATACGCCGCTACATGTGGCAGCTAAACATAGCAACATCATCGCCGCACGAATGTTGATTTTGAAGTATGCCACGATCGACGagcggaattcttccgggatgaCACCACTGGTGCAAGCGATGTATTCGCGTAATTTGGACATTATGAAACTGTTGATAGGAGCTGGAGCAAACATTGAACTGTTAAAAATTCATCTGGCTGAAATCGAGCAGATGTCAAAAATACCAACGATTCACATGTTTGCAGACAACTATGGACTGCTGGAGTTTATGATACTGCAACTGCAATATGATCCGAATGTACGGGACGGACGCAATCAACAGAATCTGCTACACAAAGCATGCTACAGCAACAACTTGCAAATCGTCCAGTTTCTGGTGGATTGGTGTCGCGTGCAAACAGAACAGCAGGACTCCAATGGCCGGACCCCGCTGACTATTGCCAACGAGTGCAAAAGCTTAGACGTAGCAGAATTCTTGCGCGGCAAGAAACGGAAAAAGTCGCAGATAACTCCTCAGCGGTACTTTGATCCGACAGGGATGATGTGA